A single window of Thalassomonas viridans DNA harbors:
- the rsmA gene encoding 16S rRNA (adenine(1518)-N(6)/adenine(1519)-N(6))-dimethyltransferase RsmA: MSKNSHLGHQAKKRFGQNFLHNDAVISQIVDAINPEPGENLIEIGPGLGALTEPVIERAGKLSVVELDRDLAHRLRHHPFLAPHLTIHETDALKFDFARLATDDKPLRIFGNLPYNISTPLIFHLLSFKDKVKDMHFMLQKEVVERMASGENSKAYGRLSIMTQYQCQVIPVMEIGPEAFKPAPKVDSAIVRLVPHKEIKNPVKDIGALNQVCQTAFNQRRKTIRNSFKKLIPAEQLQNLGIDPGLRPENLTLDQYILLANFIVDHPPEA, from the coding sequence TGCCGTCATCAGCCAGATTGTCGACGCCATCAACCCCGAGCCGGGAGAAAACCTGATCGAGATCGGCCCGGGACTGGGCGCCTTGACCGAGCCGGTGATCGAGCGCGCCGGTAAATTGTCCGTGGTGGAACTTGACCGGGATCTCGCCCACAGGCTGCGCCACCACCCGTTTCTGGCGCCGCACCTGACCATACATGAAACCGATGCCCTGAAATTTGATTTCGCCCGGCTGGCAACAGACGACAAGCCGTTAAGAATATTCGGCAACCTGCCCTACAATATTTCCACACCGCTGATCTTTCACCTGTTGAGCTTTAAAGACAAGGTCAAAGACATGCACTTTATGCTGCAAAAAGAAGTGGTGGAACGTATGGCGTCCGGCGAAAACTCCAAGGCCTACGGCCGTCTGTCGATCATGACCCAGTACCAGTGCCAGGTGATCCCTGTTATGGAAATCGGCCCGGAAGCCTTTAAACCTGCGCCTAAGGTCGATTCCGCCATAGTGCGCCTGGTGCCCCATAAAGAAATCAAAAACCCGGTAAAAGATATCGGGGCCCTGAACCAGGTGTGCCAGACCGCCTTTAACCAGCGCAGGAAAACCATACGCAACAGCTTTAAAAAGTTAATTCCGGCCGAGCAGCTGCAAAATTTAGGCATAGACCCCGGATTAAGGCCGGAAAACCTGACCCTGGATCAGTATATCCTGCTTGCCAACTTTATTGTTGACCACCCACCGGAAGCATAA